One genomic region from Evansella sp. LMS18 encodes:
- a CDS encoding Glu/Leu/Phe/Val dehydrogenase, whose product MMKINREETSGLIEGVMDDLAEKKGFLSITDEAELRKVCGSAKEILKTTDKIIKSYIRVSTDKEGIVRIPAYRIQHNNISGFYKGGIRFSEHVNESEVENLAILMTLKNALHQLPYGGAKGGVHVDPRKVTERELNLISKKYVQRFKPDIGPDHDIPAPDLGTNEKIIDWMVGEYKTIHPGEAYLGSFTGKSVENGGAKGRREATGIGTFLSYSWLMNEWYRSFSDGAGENLARNKQWETIQRLHEKASNKIDIDVAVQGFGNVGSVAALEAYNYTNLRHKIVAVSDQHATLYNSDGLDIETLDQYAKIHFSLPKTQEEADKLNLGAEVLPPQSVLTCDSDVLILAAIEDQVRKDNMNLIKADILVEGANAPVSLEADEHFENVGKVVIPDILANAGGVIVSYLEWKQSRVKEMYTRDEIIGEMSRQMKITFDRVYDAYFTSDSDTMRYRCFMLALERLTSLLYKQGKLF is encoded by the coding sequence ATGATGAAAATTAACAGGGAAGAGACGAGCGGCTTAATTGAAGGTGTTATGGACGATCTGGCTGAAAAGAAAGGTTTTCTTTCAATTACAGATGAAGCTGAACTGAGAAAAGTTTGCGGATCGGCAAAGGAAATTCTGAAAACCACAGACAAAATAATTAAAAGCTATATTCGTGTCTCGACGGATAAAGAAGGAATAGTAAGAATTCCCGCTTACAGAATACAGCACAATAATATCAGCGGTTTTTACAAGGGCGGCATTCGTTTCAGCGAGCATGTCAATGAATCCGAGGTGGAGAACTTAGCAATCCTGATGACATTGAAAAATGCCCTCCATCAGCTTCCATACGGCGGAGCCAAAGGCGGGGTGCATGTGGATCCCCGGAAGGTGACGGAGAGGGAGCTTAATCTCATCAGCAAGAAATATGTACAGAGATTTAAGCCTGATATTGGACCGGACCACGATATACCGGCTCCGGACCTTGGTACGAATGAAAAGATCATCGACTGGATGGTAGGGGAATATAAGACAATCCATCCGGGGGAGGCTTACCTGGGGTCTTTCACAGGAAAAAGTGTAGAGAACGGTGGTGCTAAAGGCAGGAGGGAAGCAACGGGGATTGGCACGTTCCTGAGCTATTCCTGGTTGATGAATGAATGGTACAGGAGTTTTTCAGATGGAGCTGGGGAGAACCTTGCCCGGAATAAACAATGGGAAACTATTCAGCGGCTCCATGAAAAAGCTTCAAATAAAATAGATATTGATGTAGCGGTCCAGGGGTTTGGAAACGTGGGCAGTGTTGCAGCTCTTGAGGCGTATAATTACACGAATTTGAGGCATAAAATTGTCGCGGTCTCTGACCAGCATGCAACTCTGTATAATAGCGATGGCCTTGATATTGAGACGCTGGATCAGTATGCTAAAATACATTTCAGCCTGCCGAAAACACAGGAAGAGGCGGACAAACTGAACCTTGGAGCAGAAGTGCTGCCTCCGCAAAGTGTTCTCACATGTGATTCGGATGTGCTTATTCTGGCTGCGATAGAAGATCAGGTTCGTAAAGATAATATGAACCTGATAAAAGCTGATATACTCGTGGAAGGGGCGAACGCTCCCGTTTCCCTCGAGGCGGATGAACATTTCGAGAACGTGGGGAAGGTAGTCATTCCTGATATTCTTGCTAACGCAGGGGGAGTGATTGTTTCTTATCTCGAATGGAAACAGAGCAGGGTGAAAGAAATGTATACGCGGGATGAAATCATCGGGGAAATGTCCAGACAGATGAAAATAACATTTGACCGTGTGTATGATGCTTACTTTACTTCAGACAGTGATACGATGCGTTACCGTTGTTTTATGCTGGCGCTGGAACGCCTTACTTCGCTTCTGTATAAACAGGGGAAGCTGTTTTAG
- the hpaE gene encoding 5-carboxymethyl-2-hydroxymuconate semialdehyde dehydrogenase encodes MANGAVENKSTAVHKKVDDVKLYINGQFKEAASGRSFENVNPFTNEVINSVAEGDKTEIDEAVSAADKAFKEGPWGSMKLAERMKYIDRIADLIDEEVEEIAVLESLDTGLPIKQTRKMTARAAENFRFYSRMVQTKLHGEAYQVDDEFINYTVYKPLGVVGLITPWNAPFMLETWKVAPALATGNTVVLKPAELSPLTANKLAEIIDKAELPEGVFNVVHGFGETAGASLVAHPDVKAISFTGETVTGSTIIKNAADTLKKTSMELGGKSPLIVFEDADLDRALDAAVWGIFSFNGERCTANSRLLLHKNVKDEFVEKLKKRVENIKIGDPMDTSTQLGPLIEKNHFEKVKKYIDIAREEGCEVVQGTVPEEMKAGNFVPPTLLLNATNEMTVSQEEIFGPVMAVIEFETEEEAVAMANDVKYGLAGYVWTNDIKRGHRVAQAVDAGMLWVNSQNVRDLRIPFGGMKDSGIGREGGHFAIFEFYTEPKVIHVAISDHHIPQFGK; translated from the coding sequence ATGGCAAACGGAGCAGTAGAAAACAAAAGCACAGCCGTCCACAAAAAAGTGGACGATGTGAAACTGTACATTAACGGACAATTCAAAGAAGCTGCCAGCGGACGTTCGTTTGAAAACGTGAATCCCTTTACGAACGAAGTAATCAACAGCGTTGCAGAAGGGGATAAAACAGAAATCGACGAAGCGGTTTCCGCGGCGGACAAGGCATTTAAAGAAGGTCCGTGGGGTTCTATGAAACTCGCAGAGCGGATGAAATATATCGACCGGATCGCAGACCTCATCGACGAAGAAGTGGAAGAAATCGCGGTACTTGAATCCCTTGATACAGGGCTTCCAATCAAACAGACAAGGAAGATGACTGCCCGTGCAGCGGAGAACTTCCGTTTTTACTCCCGTATGGTACAGACAAAGCTTCATGGTGAAGCATACCAGGTAGATGATGAGTTTATTAATTATACAGTTTACAAGCCTCTTGGCGTTGTAGGGCTGATTACTCCCTGGAATGCACCGTTTATGCTTGAGACGTGGAAGGTGGCACCAGCGCTTGCTACAGGAAACACGGTAGTGTTAAAACCTGCGGAACTGTCGCCGCTTACAGCGAACAAGCTCGCAGAAATCATTGACAAAGCTGAATTGCCTGAAGGTGTATTTAACGTTGTCCATGGTTTTGGCGAAACGGCAGGGGCCTCATTAGTGGCACATCCTGATGTAAAAGCAATCTCATTTACAGGGGAAACAGTGACAGGATCCACAATAATTAAAAATGCAGCTGATACATTAAAGAAAACATCGATGGAGCTTGGAGGTAAATCCCCGCTCATCGTTTTTGAGGATGCTGACCTTGACCGTGCCCTTGACGCGGCAGTGTGGGGGATCTTCTCCTTCAACGGCGAGCGATGCACAGCCAACTCCAGGCTGCTCCTCCACAAGAATGTTAAAGACGAATTCGTCGAAAAGCTGAAAAAACGAGTAGAGAACATTAAGATCGGCGACCCGATGGATACGTCCACACAACTGGGACCGCTTATTGAAAAGAACCACTTTGAAAAAGTGAAGAAGTATATCGACATTGCCAGAGAAGAAGGCTGCGAAGTTGTGCAGGGTACAGTGCCGGAAGAGATGAAGGCTGGAAACTTTGTACCGCCGACACTTCTGTTAAATGCGACGAATGAGATGACCGTCAGCCAGGAAGAAATTTTCGGTCCTGTAATGGCAGTCATTGAGTTTGAAACGGAAGAGGAAGCCGTTGCAATGGCAAACGATGTGAAGTACGGGCTTGCAGGTTATGTCTGGACGAATGATATTAAGCGTGGCCACCGGGTTGCACAAGCTGTGGATGCAGGAATGCTCTGGGTAAACTCCCAGAACGTCAGGGATCTGAGGATTCCTTTTGGGGGCATGAAAGACAGCGGTATTGGCAGAGAAGGAGGGCACTTCGCCATCTTCGAATTTTACACGGAACCGAAAGTGATTCACGTAGCTATCAGTGACCACCATATCCCTCAGTTCGGGAAATAG
- a CDS encoding GntR family transcriptional regulator — translation MNKRQYAYEVIKGRILDGTYVPGQRIIIDQIAKEVGSSHIPVREAIHQLEADQLIKYRPNSGAVVLAIDETLYKESLEMLALLEGYATVLSVPFITEEGISRLASINETMREAVKNYELEVIGSRNKEFHFIIYSYCPNEYLINNINQVWERLDTVRRTGAVFFPKRAPESVKEHDQIIKLLSEKKDMSEIERFSRQHKLNTLIAFEKRKAGTI, via the coding sequence TTGAACAAACGCCAATATGCATATGAAGTGATTAAAGGACGGATTTTAGACGGTACCTATGTACCGGGGCAGCGGATTATTATTGATCAAATTGCAAAGGAGGTCGGCTCAAGCCATATACCTGTCCGGGAAGCAATTCATCAGCTTGAAGCAGATCAGCTGATCAAATACCGGCCGAATTCAGGAGCGGTTGTTCTCGCGATTGATGAAACCCTTTACAAAGAGAGCCTCGAAATGCTTGCGCTCCTTGAAGGATACGCTACAGTGCTGAGTGTCCCTTTTATAACCGAAGAAGGAATTTCCCGGCTGGCCAGTATCAATGAGACTATGAGAGAAGCTGTTAAGAATTATGAACTGGAAGTAATCGGTTCGAGGAATAAGGAATTCCACTTCATCATTTATTCGTACTGCCCGAATGAGTACTTAATCAACAACATAAATCAGGTTTGGGAAAGACTGGACACAGTGAGGCGTACAGGAGCGGTCTTTTTTCCGAAACGGGCGCCGGAATCTGTTAAGGAGCACGACCAGATCATTAAACTGCTTTCGGAAAAAAAGGATATGTCCGAAATTGAAAGGTTTTCCCGCCAGCATAAGTTAAATACATTGATTGCTTTTGAGAAAAGAAAAGCAGGAACGATATAA
- a CDS encoding fumarylacetoacetate hydrolase family protein, which produces MVLAKVKLPGSPVHKEITADLQNNKAELNGQLISPDSVPFDTPVTGTVYGTLLNFQGALEKMKDQLNDPPYKGEPKAPILYIKPANTLAAYGSPVPLPENTEYLQAGACLGIVIGKNATRVSETEALEYVSGYTVVNDISIPHDSFFRPAIKEKCRDGFCPAGPWIVNAADAGDPGKLGIQVYVNGELRQENNTENLVRSVPRLIAEVTGFMTLRKGDVLLAGVPEDPPLVKAGDEVKIVIEKIGQLKNEIVLEKQYLEEVAK; this is translated from the coding sequence ATGGTCCTCGCAAAAGTGAAATTACCTGGTTCTCCTGTACATAAGGAAATCACAGCAGATTTGCAAAATAACAAAGCCGAATTAAACGGCCAGCTCATTTCCCCGGATTCAGTTCCCTTCGATACCCCTGTCACCGGTACTGTTTACGGGACACTATTAAACTTTCAAGGCGCCCTTGAAAAGATGAAAGATCAGCTTAACGACCCTCCATATAAAGGGGAGCCGAAAGCCCCGATCCTTTATATTAAACCTGCGAACACCCTGGCTGCATACGGGTCCCCTGTTCCCTTGCCGGAAAACACAGAATACCTGCAGGCAGGCGCTTGTCTCGGGATAGTCATCGGGAAAAACGCAACCCGGGTTTCTGAAACAGAAGCTTTAGAGTATGTTTCAGGCTATACAGTCGTTAACGATATAAGCATCCCCCACGACAGCTTTTTCCGGCCGGCCATTAAAGAGAAGTGCCGTGACGGTTTCTGCCCTGCCGGACCATGGATCGTAAATGCCGCTGATGCCGGAGATCCTGGAAAACTGGGAATACAGGTATATGTAAATGGGGAACTGCGCCAGGAAAACAATACAGAAAACCTGGTTCGCTCTGTCCCCCGCCTTATCGCTGAGGTCACCGGGTTTATGACTCTCAGAAAAGGAGATGTCCTGCTCGCAGGCGTCCCGGAAGACCCTCCCCTTGTCAAAGCCGGAGATGAAGTAAAAATCGTTATCGAAAAAATAGGACAGCTGAAAAATGAGATCGTTCTGGAAAAGCAGTATTTAGAGGAGGTGGCAAAATGA
- the hpaD gene encoding 3,4-dihydroxyphenylacetate 2,3-dioxygenase → MDFNILRTARAVLNVTDLEASKKFYVDALGFIETETVEDRIYLRGLEEHTHHSLVLQKAETPSVEVISYKVYAEDQLQALAKLFAEKGLDVTWVEEGEQHAVGRSLRVQDVSGLPVEFFAKMETVERMLQRYDLYKGAKVQRIDHFNCMVQDVQKAYDFYIEELGFACSEYTATEKDEIWAAWLHRKPSVHDVAFMNGKGPRLHHIGFWLSDPMSLINACDVLASMGYTKNIERGPGRHGLSNAFFLYLRDPDGHRIELYNGDYLTSDPDFKPIKWDINDSRRQTFWGHEAPDSWFNEASEVLNIHSGEPVALEDGKLKQRKPTFVI, encoded by the coding sequence ATGGACTTTAATATTCTTCGCACTGCAAGAGCTGTTCTTAATGTCACTGATCTGGAAGCTTCAAAGAAGTTCTACGTAGACGCACTTGGTTTTATTGAAACAGAAACTGTGGAGGACAGGATTTATCTGAGGGGGCTTGAAGAACATACCCACCACAGCCTCGTTCTCCAGAAAGCAGAGACTCCAAGTGTGGAAGTAATCAGCTATAAAGTATATGCAGAAGATCAGCTGCAGGCACTTGCAAAGCTTTTTGCGGAAAAAGGACTGGACGTTACCTGGGTGGAAGAAGGGGAACAACATGCCGTTGGCCGAAGCCTTCGGGTCCAGGATGTATCCGGATTACCGGTGGAATTTTTCGCCAAAATGGAGACGGTTGAACGGATGCTGCAGCGTTATGATCTCTATAAGGGAGCGAAAGTACAGCGGATCGACCACTTTAACTGCATGGTTCAGGATGTTCAGAAAGCCTATGATTTTTACATTGAAGAACTTGGGTTTGCCTGCTCCGAATATACAGCGACAGAGAAGGATGAAATCTGGGCTGCCTGGCTGCACAGGAAGCCAAGTGTTCACGATGTTGCCTTCATGAACGGAAAAGGGCCGCGCCTACACCATATTGGCTTCTGGCTGAGCGACCCGATGAGCCTGATTAATGCCTGCGATGTTCTGGCGTCCATGGGATACACGAAGAATATTGAGCGGGGTCCTGGCCGGCACGGCTTATCAAATGCATTCTTCCTTTATCTGAGGGATCCTGATGGCCACCGGATTGAGCTTTATAATGGGGACTATTTAACAAGTGACCCTGACTTCAAGCCGATTAAATGGGATATTAATGACTCAAGGAGGCAGACTTTCTGGGGGCACGAAGCACCAGACAGCTGGTTTAACGAAGCGTCTGAGGTGCTGAATATACATTCCGGTGAACCAGTTGCACTGGAGGATGGCAAATTGAAACAGCGAAAGCCGACTTTTGTAATCTAG
- the hpaI gene encoding 2,4-dihydroxyhept-2-ene-1,7-dioic acid aldolase gives MSSYQEAKQRLRGSIAPIVTPFNEDYSIDFETFKDLINWHIESGSHAISVTGTTGEPSSLTLEERKQVMKTAAETINGRVPFVPGTGSTNHEETLHLTQYAQEIGADGALVIVPYYNKPSQHALYKHFKAVAESVEIPIIVYNIPGRTATNLEVKTLARLSQDCPNIIGVKESNKDFEHINRVLLHCGRDFLLYSGIELLCYPMLAIGGAGHISATANVAPDKVAEIYDAWKDGDVERAQNLHFELMPLNDVLFKDTNPAPLKAALGMMGKIKPVLRMPMDLPAQELQDEIREVLGQYQELPEAVGASDKE, from the coding sequence ATGTCATCATACCAGGAAGCAAAACAAAGATTACGAGGTTCCATCGCCCCAATCGTTACTCCATTCAATGAGGATTACTCCATTGATTTCGAGACATTTAAAGACTTAATTAACTGGCATATTGAAAGCGGAAGCCATGCTATTTCTGTCACAGGAACTACAGGGGAGCCAAGTTCCCTTACATTGGAAGAGAGAAAGCAGGTAATGAAAACTGCCGCTGAAACAATCAACGGGCGCGTGCCGTTTGTGCCTGGAACCGGGTCTACAAACCATGAGGAAACTCTTCATTTAACACAATATGCGCAGGAAATCGGCGCGGATGGAGCTCTTGTCATCGTTCCGTATTACAACAAGCCTTCTCAGCATGCCCTTTATAAACATTTTAAGGCTGTGGCGGAATCCGTCGAAATTCCAATCATCGTTTACAATATTCCGGGAAGAACAGCAACAAACCTTGAAGTGAAAACACTTGCGAGACTCAGCCAGGACTGCCCGAACATTATTGGTGTAAAAGAGTCCAATAAAGACTTCGAACATATTAACCGAGTACTTCTCCACTGCGGCCGTGATTTCCTGCTTTATTCAGGAATTGAGCTCCTTTGCTACCCGATGCTTGCTATCGGCGGAGCGGGGCACATCAGCGCTACAGCGAATGTGGCACCGGACAAAGTAGCGGAGATCTACGATGCCTGGAAAGACGGAGATGTAGAACGTGCGCAAAATCTGCATTTTGAATTGATGCCGCTGAACGACGTACTTTTCAAAGACACGAATCCGGCACCCCTTAAAGCAGCTTTAGGAATGATGGGTAAAATCAAGCCAGTGCTCCGCATGCCGATGGACCTGCCGGCACAGGAACTTCAGGACGAAATCAGAGAAGTCCTCGGCCAGTACCAGGAACTTCCGGAAGCAGTAGGGGCAAGTGATAAAGAATAA
- a CDS encoding fumarylacetoacetate hydrolase family protein — protein sequence MKRARVVYGGTVHSASENDSNSLRLADGRTVSQEEVAWLPPVEPGTVFALGLNYADHAKELDFNAPAEPLVFLKGPNTFIGHRGETVRPSDVTYMHYECELAVIIGRQARNVSREDAYNYVAGYTVANDYALRDYLENYYRPNLRVKNRDTCTPIGPWFVDASDIEDPMKLGLRTYINGELVQEGNTKDMIFSIPYLIEYLSSFMTLNEGDIILTGTPKGSVDTKPGDQVITEVEGVGRLENKIISDEALRT from the coding sequence ATGAAGCGAGCCCGTGTAGTATACGGCGGCACTGTCCACTCCGCTTCAGAGAACGACAGCAATTCTCTCAGACTGGCGGATGGGCGTACTGTCTCACAGGAAGAAGTAGCCTGGCTTCCGCCCGTGGAACCTGGGACTGTTTTTGCACTGGGGTTGAATTATGCGGACCATGCAAAGGAGCTTGATTTCAATGCCCCTGCCGAACCACTCGTATTTTTAAAGGGGCCGAACACGTTCATTGGCCACCGGGGAGAAACAGTCAGGCCTTCGGATGTCACCTATATGCATTATGAATGTGAGCTTGCTGTGATTATCGGGCGCCAGGCACGGAATGTTTCCCGGGAGGATGCCTATAACTATGTGGCAGGCTATACAGTTGCCAATGACTATGCTCTGAGAGATTATCTCGAAAACTATTACCGCCCGAACCTCCGTGTAAAAAACCGGGATACATGCACACCGATAGGCCCTTGGTTTGTGGATGCTTCAGATATTGAAGATCCCATGAAGCTGGGACTGCGAACATATATTAATGGAGAGTTGGTACAGGAAGGCAACACGAAAGATATGATATTTTCCATCCCCTATTTAATCGAATACTTGAGCAGTTTCATGACACTTAACGAAGGAGACATCATCCTGACCGGAACTCCAAAAGGCTCTGTCGACACAAAGCCTGGCGATCAAGTGATTACCGAAGTGGAAGGTGTCGGCAGGCTTGAAAACAAGATTATTTCAGACGAAGCACTAAGAACGTGA
- the hpaB gene encoding 4-hydroxyphenylacetate 3-monooxygenase, oxygenase component, with product MPAKTGKEYIERLKKAKNNVYVHGEKVEDVTEHPAFKGVVKSMARLYDLQYEKPEKMLYTSPSSGEKVGMTFLQPKTVEDLIRRREAIQEWALTSGGMMGRSPDYLNSEVMAMGISNGLFAEADQMFADNAANYYEFARENDISLTHTLIHPQVNRAKAQYEQKDANVALHLVEKNADGIIVDGVRLLATQGGITDEILVFPSTVKKAGELDDPYSLAFAIPNNTPGLKYISRESFDYGKNEWDHPLSSRFEEGDAIVSFENVFVPWERVFVCGNSSICNRTFRETNAVVHMSHQVVSKNVVKTEFLLGTALSIMDAIGIDQFQHVKDKGTEIMLTLEAMKSHLYKAEHNAKLDKYGTMTPDYSALDAARNWYPRIYPKLVEIIRVLGASGLMGIPTQADFENEEIGHLIHRGLQGKNLEGYERVQLFRLAWDMTMSAFGSRQMHYEYYFFGDPVRMGMTYFDNYEKDMYKERIASFLKNTSVPKPKATEV from the coding sequence ATGCCAGCTAAAACAGGCAAGGAGTATATTGAACGGTTAAAGAAGGCGAAAAATAATGTGTATGTCCATGGGGAAAAAGTGGAAGACGTCACGGAACACCCGGCTTTCAAAGGTGTTGTGAAATCGATGGCGCGCCTTTATGATCTCCAGTATGAAAAGCCGGAAAAAATGCTTTACACTTCCCCGTCCAGCGGGGAAAAAGTAGGGATGACTTTCCTGCAGCCGAAAACAGTTGAGGATCTTATCAGAAGAAGAGAAGCAATCCAGGAATGGGCGCTTACTTCTGGAGGGATGATGGGGAGGTCCCCTGATTACCTTAACTCGGAAGTGATGGCTATGGGGATTTCCAACGGGCTTTTCGCCGAGGCTGACCAGATGTTTGCGGACAATGCGGCAAATTATTACGAGTTTGCAAGAGAAAATGACATCAGCCTTACACATACGCTGATCCATCCGCAGGTTAACCGTGCGAAAGCTCAGTACGAGCAGAAGGACGCTAATGTGGCGCTGCACCTCGTTGAGAAAAACGCTGATGGTATTATCGTAGACGGTGTCCGCCTTCTTGCCACACAGGGCGGGATTACAGATGAAATTCTTGTCTTCCCGTCGACAGTTAAGAAAGCCGGCGAACTGGATGATCCTTATTCCCTGGCATTCGCGATTCCTAATAACACGCCTGGCCTGAAGTATATCAGCCGTGAATCCTTTGACTACGGCAAAAACGAATGGGATCATCCTCTGTCTTCCCGATTTGAAGAGGGAGATGCAATCGTTTCTTTTGAAAACGTTTTCGTGCCTTGGGAAAGAGTTTTTGTCTGTGGAAACTCTTCTATCTGCAACAGAACCTTCCGGGAGACAAATGCAGTTGTTCATATGTCTCACCAGGTCGTTTCGAAAAACGTTGTGAAGACAGAGTTCCTACTTGGTACTGCTCTTTCGATTATGGACGCCATCGGAATCGATCAGTTCCAGCACGTGAAAGATAAAGGGACTGAAATAATGCTTACTCTTGAAGCGATGAAATCCCATCTGTATAAAGCGGAGCATAATGCAAAATTAGACAAGTACGGAACGATGACGCCTGATTATTCTGCTCTTGATGCGGCGAGAAACTGGTACCCGCGTATTTATCCTAAACTGGTGGAAATTATCAGAGTTCTCGGTGCTTCCGGATTAATGGGCATTCCAACACAGGCAGACTTTGAAAATGAAGAAATCGGCCATCTGATCCACCGGGGACTTCAGGGCAAAAACTTGGAAGGCTATGAAAGAGTGCAGCTGTTCAGGCTTGCATGGGATATGACGATGAGCGCATTTGGAAGCCGGCAGATGCATTATGAATATTACTTCTTCGGTGACCCGGTCCGCATGGGCATGACATACTTTGATAACTATGAAAAAGACATGTACAAAGAGAGAATTGCGAGTTTCTTGAAAAATACGAGCGTGCCAAAGCCTAAGGCGACAGAAGTATAG
- a CDS encoding LysR family transcriptional regulator, which translates to MDIKQLKYFYTIAQEGQITRAAKRLHMAQPPLSQQLKLLEQELGTPLLERYGKRMELTEAGKVLFVKAEKILQLVEDTASEVKEVSEGIRGIISIGSVKTCFSFLPERIRSFRDDFPEVTFQLREGDTFHISELVRTREIELGLVRLPLDSAEDFTVMPLPDEPYVFVYSNEFFTQGEDSAAAVEIPSQSLTSSSPKGTIRMKDLENVPLLLLRRVNGVGQFELIVNECRKHGFEPNVICECPDAAMILSLVSAKAGAAILPESTLNFFPSEDLRYKVITDSDAVSESAVIWLKDRYLSKGAKYFLKMLENMESGV; encoded by the coding sequence TTGGACATTAAGCAGCTGAAGTACTTTTATACCATTGCTCAGGAAGGGCAGATTACCCGTGCAGCAAAGAGGCTGCATATGGCCCAGCCTCCTTTAAGCCAGCAGCTGAAGCTTCTGGAACAGGAACTGGGCACCCCTCTTCTTGAGCGGTACGGCAAAAGAATGGAACTTACTGAAGCAGGTAAAGTACTCTTTGTAAAAGCTGAAAAAATCCTTCAGCTGGTCGAAGATACCGCCAGCGAAGTAAAGGAAGTGAGTGAAGGAATCCGCGGTATCATTTCCATAGGGTCCGTAAAAACCTGTTTTTCCTTCCTGCCTGAAAGAATACGTTCTTTCCGTGATGACTTCCCTGAAGTTACTTTCCAGCTTCGGGAGGGAGACACTTTCCATATCAGCGAACTTGTCAGAACAAGGGAAATCGAGCTTGGGCTTGTGAGGCTCCCTCTTGATTCCGCAGAAGATTTCACTGTCATGCCATTGCCTGATGAACCATATGTGTTCGTATACTCAAATGAATTTTTTACACAAGGAGAAGACTCAGCTGCGGCTGTTGAAATACCTTCACAGTCGCTCACGTCTTCTTCCCCGAAGGGCACAATCCGGATGAAAGACCTTGAAAACGTGCCGCTCCTGCTGCTCCGCCGGGTTAATGGTGTCGGGCAGTTTGAGCTGATCGTCAATGAATGCCGGAAACACGGTTTTGAACCGAATGTCATCTGCGAATGCCCGGATGCAGCGATGATTCTATCCCTCGTCTCGGCAAAGGCAGGCGCTGCCATCCTTCCCGAATCAACGCTTAATTTTTTCCCGTCAGAGGATCTGAGGTACAAGGTAATAACTGATTCTGATGCTGTTTCGGAGTCTGCTGTCATCTGGCTGAAAGATCGATACTTATCTAAAGGAGCAAAGTATTTTCTGAAGATGCTTGAAAACATGGAGTCCGGAGTATAA
- a CDS encoding cytidyltransferase, with product MQTVNLSYSPADENLDCKPEPCVMALGFFDGVHRGHRKIIETAGEIAREKNLKLAVMTFSPHPSQVIPGNKKIVNYLTPLPVKEKIFRDLGVEILYVVNFNRDFSRLSHEGFTKLFLEGLKCRHAVAGFDFQFGFKGLGNMEWLTSAGKNKFDVTTVTKLTERDIKISSTHIRNLLNSGQVQLISAFLGRQYETSGIIVKKAFKDKKGKCKLVRIEAGEECYLPADGYYLTEVSDGKRRYKGICNTSGGNVLEILLFEFARFEAEEVTVNWLEKQSGTFSAQVKQDLFDYMAAERQASRVI from the coding sequence ATGCAAACAGTAAACTTAAGCTATTCTCCAGCTGATGAAAACTTAGATTGTAAGCCGGAGCCATGTGTAATGGCGCTGGGCTTCTTTGACGGAGTCCACCGGGGCCACAGGAAGATCATCGAAACAGCAGGAGAGATTGCCAGGGAGAAAAACCTGAAGCTTGCTGTCATGACTTTTTCACCGCACCCGAGCCAGGTTATACCAGGAAATAAAAAGATTGTTAACTATTTGACCCCGCTTCCTGTCAAAGAAAAAATATTCAGGGACTTAGGTGTGGAGATCCTTTATGTGGTTAATTTCAATAGAGATTTCTCGCGCCTTTCTCATGAAGGGTTCACTAAGCTGTTTTTAGAGGGGTTGAAATGCAGGCACGCTGTGGCAGGCTTTGATTTCCAGTTTGGTTTTAAGGGACTGGGGAATATGGAATGGCTAACTTCTGCGGGGAAAAATAAGTTCGATGTGACAACAGTAACGAAGCTCACGGAACGGGATATTAAAATAAGTTCCACGCATATAAGAAATCTCCTGAACTCAGGCCAAGTCCAATTGATATCTGCTTTTCTGGGAAGGCAATATGAGACTTCAGGGATCATAGTTAAAAAAGCCTTCAAAGATAAAAAAGGTAAATGTAAATTAGTAAGGATTGAAGCCGGGGAAGAATGCTATCTGCCAGCAGACGGCTATTACCTTACTGAGGTAAGTGACGGTAAAAGGCGGTACAAAGGGATTTGTAATACATCGGGGGGAAATGTATTAGAAATACTCCTTTTTGAGTTTGCGCGGTTCGAGGCTGAAGAGGTAACTGTCAATTGGCTTGAAAAGCAGAGCGGAACTTTTTCCGCACAGGTAAAACAGGACCTGTTTGATTATATGGCGGCGGAACGACAGGCATCACGAGTAATATAA